One region of Paralichthys olivaceus isolate ysfri-2021 chromosome 12, ASM2471397v2, whole genome shotgun sequence genomic DNA includes:
- the grm1b gene encoding metabotropic glutamate receptor 1b isoform X1 — MSSMIYLTASLYLPVLLFEAVVLSKGKYERSVVPSSASRLVARMDGDIIIGALFSVHHQPSAEKVADRKCGEVREQYGIQRVEAMFHALDRINSDPNLLPNITLGCEIRDSCWHSSVALEQSIEFIRDSLISIRDDKDGSKWCIEGVPSSQPPPTKKPIAGVIGPGSSSVAIQVQNLLQLFNIPQIAYSATSIDLSDKTLFKYFLRVVPSDTLQARALLDIIKRYNWTYVSAVHTEGNYGESGMEVFKELASQEGICIAHSDKIYSNAGEKHFDRLLRKLRERLPKARVVVCFCEGMTVRGLLMAMRRLGVAGEFLLIGSDGWADRVEVVEGYEQEAVGGITVKLQSDEVSSFDDYFLKLRLSTNTRNPWFPEFWQYRFQCRLPGHPQENMNYARNCSGYESLEDNYVQDSKMGFVINAIYAMAHGLHDMYTHLCSGHVGLCDNMKPVDGSHLLDFLLKTSFTGVSGEDIWFDENGDSPGRYEIMNFQRVESGVYDYINTGSWHEGVLSLDDDMLQMNRSDMVLSVCSEPCSKGEIKVIRKGEVSCCWICTACKDNEIVQDEFTCKACELGWWPDEELEGCEPIPLHYLEWSNPESIIQVVFSCLGILVTSFVAFVFVLYRDTPVVKSSSRELCYIILAGIFLGYLCPFTLIARPTVASCYLQRLLVGLSAAMCYSALVTKTNRIARILAGSKKKICTRKPRFMSAWAQVVIASILISVQLTLEVTLIVMEPPEPVKSYPSIREVFLICNTSNFVVVAPLGYNGLLILSCTYYAFKTRNVPANFNEAKYIAFTMYTTCIIWLAFVPIYFGSNYKIITTSFSVSLSVTVALGCMFTPKMYIIIAKPERNVRSAFTTSDAVRMHVGDGKIACRSNSLLNMFKRKKNPGNGSSNGKSVSWSEPGARHPPKGDHMWHRLSVHVKRQEAGSNQMAVIKPLTNTYQNTALDYSDLSTKTLYNVAEEDESDLIGYNPPTTPPMVAHGQIPACGLIEDVGGEVGLYTHEHLQKNSIIPQHVIMDLQEEPLVSKFNSDVPELNDLISMPAAVSGGMPVYHKAHLIQREPVLPVHLDPFDEEPASPLEEEDGMENEHFGLLHGYMYNNAQIHDEEDLVEIKLAMEDSLALMPPSPFRDCAVPPMSPFPNSPVSESILCTPPNVTYASVILKDYKQSSSTL, encoded by the exons ATGTCCAGTATGATTTATCTGACTGCCAGTCTGTACCTGCCTGTTTTACTGTTCGAGGCCGTCGTGTTGTCTAAGGGCAAGTATGAGAGGTCAGTGGTGCCGAGCTCTGCCTCCCGCCTGGTGGCCAGGATGGACGGGGATATAATAATCGGCGCCCTCTTCTCCGTCCACCACCAACCGTCGGCTGAGAAGGTGGCAGATCGGAAATGTGGGGAGGTCCGCGAGCAGTACGGCATCCAAAGAGTGGAGGCCATGTTCCACGCCTTGGACCGGATTAACTCGGACCCGAACCTGTTGCCCAACATCACCCTGGGCTGTGAGATCAGGGACTCCTGCTGGCACTCCTCTGTGGCCCTGGAGCAGAGCATCGAGTTCATACGAGACTCGCTCATCTCCATCCGGGACGACAAGGACGGCTCCAAGTGGTGCATCGAGGGGGTACCGTCCAGTCAGCCGCCGCCAACCAAGAAGCCCATAGCAGGGGTCATCGGGCCCGGCTCCAGCTCTGTGGCGATTCAAGTCCAGAACCTCCTGCAGCTGTTCAACATCCCGCAGATTGCCTATTCCGCAACTAGCATTGATCTCAGCGACAAGACTTTGTTTAAGTACTTTCTCAGGGTGGTGCCTTCAGACACGCTTCAAGCCAGAGCTCTGCTGGACATTATCAAACGATACAACTGGACCTACGTGTCTGCAGTGCACACAGAGG GTAACTACGGGGAGAGTGGGATGGAAGTGTTCAAAGAGCTCGCCTCGCAGGAAGGCATCTGCATCGCCCATTCTGACAAGATCTACAGCAACGCTGGCGAGAAGCACTTCGACAGGCTGCTGAGGAAACTGCGGGAGCGTCTGCCAAAGGCCCGAGTGGTTGTCTGCTTCTGTGAAGGCATGACAGTCCGCGGCCTGCTCATGGCCATGAGGCGGCTCGGAGTAGCCGGAGAGTTCCTCCTAATTGGAAG TGATGGCTGGGCCGACCGAGTCGAGGTGGTGGAGGGCTACGAACAAGAAGCCGTGGGCGGCATCACCGTGAAGCTGCAGTCCGATGAGGTCTCCTCCTTCGACGACTACTTCCTAAAGCTCAGGCTCAGCACCAACACCCGCAACCCGTGGTTTCCGGAGTTCTGGCAGTACCGCTTTCAGTGCCGCCTCCCCGGACACCCGCAGGAGAACATGAATTATGCACGCAACTGCTCAG GTTATGAAAGTCTGGAGGACAACTACGTTCAAGACAGCAAGATGGGCTTCGTCATCAACGCCATCTACGCCATGGCCCACGGGCTGCACGACATGTACACTCACCTGTGCTCCGGCCACGTGGGGCTGTGCGATAACATGAAGCCCGTTGATGGCAGCCACCTACTGGACTTTCTGCTCAAGACGTCCTTCACTGGTGTCTCTGGGGAGGACATATGGTTCGACGAGAACGGGGACTCACCCGGGAG GTACGAGATTATGAACTTCCAGCGTGTAGAGTCTGGTGTTTACGACTACATCAACACTGGCTCCTGGCACGAGGGCGTTCTCAGTCTTGATGACGACATGCTCCAGATGAACCGCAGCGACAtggtcctctctgtctgcagtgaacCCTGCTCCAAAGGAGAGATCAAG GTGATCAGGAAGGGAGaggtgagctgctgctggatttGCACGGCCTGCAAAGACAACGAGATCGTCCAGGACGAGTTCACGTGCAAGGCCTGTGAGCTGGGCTGGTGGCCTGACGAAGAACTGGAAG GCTGTGAACCAATCCCCCTGCACTACCTGGAGTGGAGCAATCCAGAGTCCATCATCCAGGTGGTCTTCTCCTGCCTGGGAATCCTGGTCACGTCGTTTGTtgcctttgtctttgtcttgtaCCGTGACACGCCCGTGGTCAAGTCCTCCAGCCGGGAGCTCTGCTACATCATCCTAGCAGGCATCTTCCTGGGCTATCTGTGTCCGTTCACCCTCATCGCCCGCCCCACCGTGGCCTCCTGCTACCTCCAGCGGCTCCTGGTTGGGCTCTCAGCTGCCATGTGCTACTCTGCCCTGGTGACCAAAACCAACCGGATCGCCCGCATCCTGGCAGGCAGCAAGAAGAAGATCTGCACCAGGAAGCCGAGGTTCATGAGCGCTTGGGCTCAGGTGGTTATTGCCTCTATCCTGATCAGTGTCCAGCTCACTTTGGAGGTCACCCTCATCGTCATGGAGCCACCGGAACCAGTCAAATCCTACCCCAGCATCAGAGAAGTTTTCCTCATCTGCAACACCAGCAACTTTGTGGTCGTCGCCCCTCTGGGCTACAATGGCCTGCTTATCCTGAGCTGCACCTATTACGCCTTCAAGACCCGCAACGTTCCTGCAAATTTCAACGAAGCCAAATACATCGCCTTCACCATGTACACCACATGTATAATCTGGCTGGCGTTTGTGCCGATCTACTTTGGTAGCAACTACAAGATCATCACAACATCCTTCTCCGTGAGCCTCAGCGTGACTGTAGCTTTGGGCTGTATGTTCACACCAAAGATGTACATCATCATTGCCAAACCAGAGCGAAATGTGCGCAGTGCATTCACCACCTCTGACGCTGTGCGCATGCACGTCGGCGACGGTAAGATTGCCTGCCGGAGCAACAGCCTGCTCAACATGttcaagaggaagaagaacccTGGGAACGGCAG TTCTAATGGAAAGTCTGTGTCATGGTCTGAACCAGGTGCAAGACATCCTCCAAAAGGGGATCACATGTGGCACAGACTGTCAGTGCATGTGAAGAGACAGGAGGCAGGTTCCAATCAGATGGCTGTCATCAAACCCTTAACTAACACATACCAAAACACAGCACTGGATTACTCAGACCTCAGCACCAAGACTCTGTACAATGTGGCTGAAGAGGACGAGAGTGACCTGATTGGATATAACCCCCCCACCACTCCCCCCATGGTGGCCCACGGGCAGATACCTGCTTGTGGGCTGATAGAAGATGTGGGCGGGGAGGTGGGGCTCTATACCCATGAGCATCTGCAGAAAAACAGCATTATCCCCCAACATGTCATCATGGACCTGCAGGAGGAGCCGCTGGTGAGCAAATTCAACAGTGACGTCCCTGAGCTCAATGATCTGATAAGCATGCCTGCGGCCGTGAGCGGAGGCATGCCTGTGTACCACAAGGCCCACCTCATCCAGCGGGAGCCTGTCCTGCCCGTTCATCTCGACCCCTTCGACGAGGAACCCGCCTCCcctttggaggaggaggacgggatGGAGAACGAGCACTTTGGCCTTCTCCACGGCTACATGTACAACAACGCACAGATTCACGACGAGGAGGACCTGGTGGAGATCAAATTAGCAATGGAGGATTCTCTGGCTCTTATGCCTCCCTCCCCCTTCCGAGATTGCGCCGTTCCTCCGATGAGCCCCTTCCCAAATTCGCCGGTGTCCGAGTCCATTTTGTGCACCCCCCCGAACGTGACGTACGCCTCTGTCATTCTCAAAGACTACAAGCAGAGCTCCTCAACTCTGTGA
- the grm1b gene encoding metabotropic glutamate receptor 1b isoform X3: protein MSSMIYLTASLYLPVLLFEAVVLSKGKYERSVVPSSASRLVARMDGDIIIGALFSVHHQPSAEKVADRKCGEVREQYGIQRVEAMFHALDRINSDPNLLPNITLGCEIRDSCWHSSVALEQSIEFIRDSLISIRDDKDGSKWCIEGVPSSQPPPTKKPIAGVIGPGSSSVAIQVQNLLQLFNIPQIAYSATSIDLSDKTLFKYFLRVVPSDTLQARALLDIIKRYNWTYVSAVHTEGNYGESGMEVFKELASQEGICIAHSDKIYSNAGEKHFDRLLRKLRERLPKARVVVCFCEGMTVRGLLMAMRRLGVAGEFLLIGSDGWADRVEVVEGYEQEAVGGITVKLQSDEVSSFDDYFLKLRLSTNTRNPWFPEFWQYRFQCRLPGHPQENMNYARNCSGYESLEDNYVQDSKMGFVINAIYAMAHGLHDMYTHLCSGHVGLCDNMKPVDGSHLLDFLLKTSFTGVSGEDIWFDENGDSPGRYEIMNFQRVESGVYDYINTGSWHEGVLSLDDDMLQMNRSDMVLSVCSEPCSKGEIKVIRKGEVSCCWICTACKDNEIVQDEFTCKACELGWWPDEELEGCEPIPLHYLEWSNPESIIQVVFSCLGILVTSFVAFVFVLYRDTPVVKSSSRELCYIILAGIFLGYLCPFTLIARPTVASCYLQRLLVGLSAAMCYSALVTKTNRIARILAGSKKKICTRKPRFMSAWAQVVIASILISVQLTLEVTLIVMEPPEPVKSYPSIREVFLICNTSNFVVVAPLGYNGLLILSCTYYAFKTRNVPANFNEAKYIAFTMYTTCIIWLAFVPIYFGSNYKIITTSFSVSLSVTVALGCMFTPKMYIIIAKPERNVRSAFTTSDAVRMHVGDGKIACRSNSLLNMFKRKKNPGNGRITCCKV from the exons ATGTCCAGTATGATTTATCTGACTGCCAGTCTGTACCTGCCTGTTTTACTGTTCGAGGCCGTCGTGTTGTCTAAGGGCAAGTATGAGAGGTCAGTGGTGCCGAGCTCTGCCTCCCGCCTGGTGGCCAGGATGGACGGGGATATAATAATCGGCGCCCTCTTCTCCGTCCACCACCAACCGTCGGCTGAGAAGGTGGCAGATCGGAAATGTGGGGAGGTCCGCGAGCAGTACGGCATCCAAAGAGTGGAGGCCATGTTCCACGCCTTGGACCGGATTAACTCGGACCCGAACCTGTTGCCCAACATCACCCTGGGCTGTGAGATCAGGGACTCCTGCTGGCACTCCTCTGTGGCCCTGGAGCAGAGCATCGAGTTCATACGAGACTCGCTCATCTCCATCCGGGACGACAAGGACGGCTCCAAGTGGTGCATCGAGGGGGTACCGTCCAGTCAGCCGCCGCCAACCAAGAAGCCCATAGCAGGGGTCATCGGGCCCGGCTCCAGCTCTGTGGCGATTCAAGTCCAGAACCTCCTGCAGCTGTTCAACATCCCGCAGATTGCCTATTCCGCAACTAGCATTGATCTCAGCGACAAGACTTTGTTTAAGTACTTTCTCAGGGTGGTGCCTTCAGACACGCTTCAAGCCAGAGCTCTGCTGGACATTATCAAACGATACAACTGGACCTACGTGTCTGCAGTGCACACAGAGG GTAACTACGGGGAGAGTGGGATGGAAGTGTTCAAAGAGCTCGCCTCGCAGGAAGGCATCTGCATCGCCCATTCTGACAAGATCTACAGCAACGCTGGCGAGAAGCACTTCGACAGGCTGCTGAGGAAACTGCGGGAGCGTCTGCCAAAGGCCCGAGTGGTTGTCTGCTTCTGTGAAGGCATGACAGTCCGCGGCCTGCTCATGGCCATGAGGCGGCTCGGAGTAGCCGGAGAGTTCCTCCTAATTGGAAG TGATGGCTGGGCCGACCGAGTCGAGGTGGTGGAGGGCTACGAACAAGAAGCCGTGGGCGGCATCACCGTGAAGCTGCAGTCCGATGAGGTCTCCTCCTTCGACGACTACTTCCTAAAGCTCAGGCTCAGCACCAACACCCGCAACCCGTGGTTTCCGGAGTTCTGGCAGTACCGCTTTCAGTGCCGCCTCCCCGGACACCCGCAGGAGAACATGAATTATGCACGCAACTGCTCAG GTTATGAAAGTCTGGAGGACAACTACGTTCAAGACAGCAAGATGGGCTTCGTCATCAACGCCATCTACGCCATGGCCCACGGGCTGCACGACATGTACACTCACCTGTGCTCCGGCCACGTGGGGCTGTGCGATAACATGAAGCCCGTTGATGGCAGCCACCTACTGGACTTTCTGCTCAAGACGTCCTTCACTGGTGTCTCTGGGGAGGACATATGGTTCGACGAGAACGGGGACTCACCCGGGAG GTACGAGATTATGAACTTCCAGCGTGTAGAGTCTGGTGTTTACGACTACATCAACACTGGCTCCTGGCACGAGGGCGTTCTCAGTCTTGATGACGACATGCTCCAGATGAACCGCAGCGACAtggtcctctctgtctgcagtgaacCCTGCTCCAAAGGAGAGATCAAG GTGATCAGGAAGGGAGaggtgagctgctgctggatttGCACGGCCTGCAAAGACAACGAGATCGTCCAGGACGAGTTCACGTGCAAGGCCTGTGAGCTGGGCTGGTGGCCTGACGAAGAACTGGAAG GCTGTGAACCAATCCCCCTGCACTACCTGGAGTGGAGCAATCCAGAGTCCATCATCCAGGTGGTCTTCTCCTGCCTGGGAATCCTGGTCACGTCGTTTGTtgcctttgtctttgtcttgtaCCGTGACACGCCCGTGGTCAAGTCCTCCAGCCGGGAGCTCTGCTACATCATCCTAGCAGGCATCTTCCTGGGCTATCTGTGTCCGTTCACCCTCATCGCCCGCCCCACCGTGGCCTCCTGCTACCTCCAGCGGCTCCTGGTTGGGCTCTCAGCTGCCATGTGCTACTCTGCCCTGGTGACCAAAACCAACCGGATCGCCCGCATCCTGGCAGGCAGCAAGAAGAAGATCTGCACCAGGAAGCCGAGGTTCATGAGCGCTTGGGCTCAGGTGGTTATTGCCTCTATCCTGATCAGTGTCCAGCTCACTTTGGAGGTCACCCTCATCGTCATGGAGCCACCGGAACCAGTCAAATCCTACCCCAGCATCAGAGAAGTTTTCCTCATCTGCAACACCAGCAACTTTGTGGTCGTCGCCCCTCTGGGCTACAATGGCCTGCTTATCCTGAGCTGCACCTATTACGCCTTCAAGACCCGCAACGTTCCTGCAAATTTCAACGAAGCCAAATACATCGCCTTCACCATGTACACCACATGTATAATCTGGCTGGCGTTTGTGCCGATCTACTTTGGTAGCAACTACAAGATCATCACAACATCCTTCTCCGTGAGCCTCAGCGTGACTGTAGCTTTGGGCTGTATGTTCACACCAAAGATGTACATCATCATTGCCAAACCAGAGCGAAATGTGCGCAGTGCATTCACCACCTCTGACGCTGTGCGCATGCACGTCGGCGACGGTAAGATTGCCTGCCGGAGCAACAGCCTGCTCAACATGttcaagaggaagaagaacccTGGGAACGGCAG GATCACCTGTTGTAAAGTGTGA
- the grm1b gene encoding metabotropic glutamate receptor 1b isoform X2, with the protein MSSMIYLTASLYLPVLLFEAVVLSKGKYERSVVPSSASRLVARMDGDIIIGALFSVHHQPSAEKVADRKCGEVREQYGIQRVEAMFHALDRINSDPNLLPNITLGCEIRDSCWHSSVALEQSIEFIRDSLISIRDDKDGSKWCIEGVPSSQPPPTKKPIAGVIGPGSSSVAIQVQNLLQLFNIPQIAYSATSIDLSDKTLFKYFLRVVPSDTLQARALLDIIKRYNWTYVSAVHTEGNYGESGMEVFKELASQEGICIAHSDKIYSNAGEKHFDRLLRKLRERLPKARVVVCFCEGMTVRGLLMAMRRLGVAGEFLLIGSDGWADRVEVVEGYEQEAVGGITVKLQSDEVSSFDDYFLKLRLSTNTRNPWFPEFWQYRFQCRLPGHPQENMNYARNCSGYESLEDNYVQDSKMGFVINAIYAMAHGLHDMYTHLCSGHVGLCDNMKPVDGSHLLDFLLKTSFTGVSGEDIWFDENGDSPGRYEIMNFQRVESGVYDYINTGSWHEGVLSLDDDMLQMNRSDMVLSVCSEPCSKGEIKVIRKGEVSCCWICTACKDNEIVQDEFTCKACELGWWPDEELEGCEPIPLHYLEWSNPESIIQVVFSCLGILVTSFVAFVFVLYRDTPVVKSSSRELCYIILAGIFLGYLCPFTLIARPTVASCYLQRLLVGLSAAMCYSALVTKTNRIARILAGSKKKICTRKPRFMSAWAQVVIASILISVQLTLEVTLIVMEPPEPVKSYPSIREVFLICNTSNFVVVAPLGYNGLLILSCTYYAFKTRNVPANFNEAKYIAFTMYTTCIIWLAFVPIYFGSNYKIITTSFSVSLSVTVALGCMFTPKMYIIIAKPERNVRSAFTTSDAVRMHVGDGKIACRSNSLLNMFKRKKNPGNGRCKTSSKRGSHVAQTVSACEETGGRFQSDGCHQTLN; encoded by the exons ATGTCCAGTATGATTTATCTGACTGCCAGTCTGTACCTGCCTGTTTTACTGTTCGAGGCCGTCGTGTTGTCTAAGGGCAAGTATGAGAGGTCAGTGGTGCCGAGCTCTGCCTCCCGCCTGGTGGCCAGGATGGACGGGGATATAATAATCGGCGCCCTCTTCTCCGTCCACCACCAACCGTCGGCTGAGAAGGTGGCAGATCGGAAATGTGGGGAGGTCCGCGAGCAGTACGGCATCCAAAGAGTGGAGGCCATGTTCCACGCCTTGGACCGGATTAACTCGGACCCGAACCTGTTGCCCAACATCACCCTGGGCTGTGAGATCAGGGACTCCTGCTGGCACTCCTCTGTGGCCCTGGAGCAGAGCATCGAGTTCATACGAGACTCGCTCATCTCCATCCGGGACGACAAGGACGGCTCCAAGTGGTGCATCGAGGGGGTACCGTCCAGTCAGCCGCCGCCAACCAAGAAGCCCATAGCAGGGGTCATCGGGCCCGGCTCCAGCTCTGTGGCGATTCAAGTCCAGAACCTCCTGCAGCTGTTCAACATCCCGCAGATTGCCTATTCCGCAACTAGCATTGATCTCAGCGACAAGACTTTGTTTAAGTACTTTCTCAGGGTGGTGCCTTCAGACACGCTTCAAGCCAGAGCTCTGCTGGACATTATCAAACGATACAACTGGACCTACGTGTCTGCAGTGCACACAGAGG GTAACTACGGGGAGAGTGGGATGGAAGTGTTCAAAGAGCTCGCCTCGCAGGAAGGCATCTGCATCGCCCATTCTGACAAGATCTACAGCAACGCTGGCGAGAAGCACTTCGACAGGCTGCTGAGGAAACTGCGGGAGCGTCTGCCAAAGGCCCGAGTGGTTGTCTGCTTCTGTGAAGGCATGACAGTCCGCGGCCTGCTCATGGCCATGAGGCGGCTCGGAGTAGCCGGAGAGTTCCTCCTAATTGGAAG TGATGGCTGGGCCGACCGAGTCGAGGTGGTGGAGGGCTACGAACAAGAAGCCGTGGGCGGCATCACCGTGAAGCTGCAGTCCGATGAGGTCTCCTCCTTCGACGACTACTTCCTAAAGCTCAGGCTCAGCACCAACACCCGCAACCCGTGGTTTCCGGAGTTCTGGCAGTACCGCTTTCAGTGCCGCCTCCCCGGACACCCGCAGGAGAACATGAATTATGCACGCAACTGCTCAG GTTATGAAAGTCTGGAGGACAACTACGTTCAAGACAGCAAGATGGGCTTCGTCATCAACGCCATCTACGCCATGGCCCACGGGCTGCACGACATGTACACTCACCTGTGCTCCGGCCACGTGGGGCTGTGCGATAACATGAAGCCCGTTGATGGCAGCCACCTACTGGACTTTCTGCTCAAGACGTCCTTCACTGGTGTCTCTGGGGAGGACATATGGTTCGACGAGAACGGGGACTCACCCGGGAG GTACGAGATTATGAACTTCCAGCGTGTAGAGTCTGGTGTTTACGACTACATCAACACTGGCTCCTGGCACGAGGGCGTTCTCAGTCTTGATGACGACATGCTCCAGATGAACCGCAGCGACAtggtcctctctgtctgcagtgaacCCTGCTCCAAAGGAGAGATCAAG GTGATCAGGAAGGGAGaggtgagctgctgctggatttGCACGGCCTGCAAAGACAACGAGATCGTCCAGGACGAGTTCACGTGCAAGGCCTGTGAGCTGGGCTGGTGGCCTGACGAAGAACTGGAAG GCTGTGAACCAATCCCCCTGCACTACCTGGAGTGGAGCAATCCAGAGTCCATCATCCAGGTGGTCTTCTCCTGCCTGGGAATCCTGGTCACGTCGTTTGTtgcctttgtctttgtcttgtaCCGTGACACGCCCGTGGTCAAGTCCTCCAGCCGGGAGCTCTGCTACATCATCCTAGCAGGCATCTTCCTGGGCTATCTGTGTCCGTTCACCCTCATCGCCCGCCCCACCGTGGCCTCCTGCTACCTCCAGCGGCTCCTGGTTGGGCTCTCAGCTGCCATGTGCTACTCTGCCCTGGTGACCAAAACCAACCGGATCGCCCGCATCCTGGCAGGCAGCAAGAAGAAGATCTGCACCAGGAAGCCGAGGTTCATGAGCGCTTGGGCTCAGGTGGTTATTGCCTCTATCCTGATCAGTGTCCAGCTCACTTTGGAGGTCACCCTCATCGTCATGGAGCCACCGGAACCAGTCAAATCCTACCCCAGCATCAGAGAAGTTTTCCTCATCTGCAACACCAGCAACTTTGTGGTCGTCGCCCCTCTGGGCTACAATGGCCTGCTTATCCTGAGCTGCACCTATTACGCCTTCAAGACCCGCAACGTTCCTGCAAATTTCAACGAAGCCAAATACATCGCCTTCACCATGTACACCACATGTATAATCTGGCTGGCGTTTGTGCCGATCTACTTTGGTAGCAACTACAAGATCATCACAACATCCTTCTCCGTGAGCCTCAGCGTGACTGTAGCTTTGGGCTGTATGTTCACACCAAAGATGTACATCATCATTGCCAAACCAGAGCGAAATGTGCGCAGTGCATTCACCACCTCTGACGCTGTGCGCATGCACGTCGGCGACGGTAAGATTGCCTGCCGGAGCAACAGCCTGCTCAACATGttcaagaggaagaagaacccTGGGAACGGCAG GTGCAAGACATCCTCCAAAAGGGGATCACATGTGGCACAGACTGTCAGTGCATGTGAAGAGACAGGAGGCAGGTTCCAATCAGATGGCTGTCATCAAACCCTTAACTAA